One Mycobacteroides salmoniphilum DNA segment encodes these proteins:
- a CDS encoding MetQ/NlpA family ABC transporter substrate-binding protein, translating to MKRIAIALAALAIAMGGVGCSGGNGQGGNVVRIGTSEAGKESWDVFVDEAGKAGIKLVTTNFTDYSQPNVALTQKQIDVNLFQHLRFLAEYNVADNATLAPVGATYIVPLGLYSQKHKTLADIPQDGQIAIPNDPPNQARALFVLKAAGLVTLQGGRATPSVADIDKGASRVTVTLVDAAQTALSLKSIDGAVINNTYLAQSNIDPKSALYADDPASPGAEPYINVIVARAEEKDNPTYQKLIEVFHSPAVTEAYAKESKGTQLTVTKSGADCASILARIEQQIRSEK from the coding sequence ATGAAACGCATTGCCATTGCTCTCGCCGCACTCGCGATAGCCATGGGGGGCGTCGGGTGTTCCGGAGGCAATGGTCAAGGCGGAAACGTCGTTCGTATCGGCACGTCAGAGGCCGGTAAGGAGTCCTGGGACGTATTCGTCGATGAGGCAGGGAAGGCGGGAATCAAGCTCGTCACCACCAATTTCACCGACTACAGCCAGCCGAATGTGGCACTCACTCAAAAGCAGATTGATGTGAATTTGTTTCAGCATCTACGTTTTCTGGCTGAATACAATGTCGCCGATAACGCAACACTCGCTCCGGTCGGCGCCACCTACATCGTGCCGCTCGGTCTCTATTCGCAGAAGCACAAGACCCTTGCGGACATCCCACAAGATGGGCAGATCGCGATACCCAACGATCCGCCCAACCAGGCGCGCGCGCTGTTCGTGTTGAAGGCTGCCGGGCTCGTCACTCTCCAGGGCGGGCGGGCGACGCCGAGTGTCGCCGACATCGACAAGGGCGCTTCCAGGGTCACGGTGACGCTGGTGGACGCGGCACAGACGGCGCTGTCGCTCAAGTCGATCGATGGAGCCGTCATCAACAACACGTATCTTGCGCAGTCGAACATCGACCCCAAGAGCGCGCTCTACGCCGATGATCCAGCGAGTCCCGGTGCCGAGCCGTACATCAACGTCATCGTCGCGCGCGCCGAAGAGAAGGACAATCCGACGTACCAGAAACTTATCGAGGTCTTCCATTCCCCGGCCGTCACCGAGGCATATGCCAAGGAGAGTAAGGGAACTCAATTGACGGTCACAAAGAGCGGCGCCGACTGCGCATCGATCCTGGCGAGGATCGAGCAGCAGATCCGCAGCGAAAAATGA